In Candidatus Methylomirabilota bacterium, a genomic segment contains:
- the modB gene encoding molybdate ABC transporter permease subunit — protein sequence MDLFPLWLSLKVSVVATILTLATGLPIAWVLARKRFAGRDAAEALVVLPLVLPPTVLGYYLLVLIGRQGAIGRVLDAAGIELAFTWRAAVLAAWVGSSALFIKAAQAGFEAVDRRLEQAARTLGRSEWSVFWSITLPLASRAVMAGTVLAFCRALGDFGITLMVAGSIPGLTQTTPLAIYDLVQSNRMAEANTLSLIAVATVALLLMGLGRLARLRF from the coding sequence ATGGACCTCTTTCCGCTCTGGCTCTCCCTCAAGGTGTCGGTGGTCGCCACGATTCTGACCCTGGCCACCGGCTTGCCCATCGCGTGGGTGCTGGCGCGCAAGCGATTCGCGGGCCGCGATGCGGCCGAGGCCCTGGTGGTCTTGCCGCTCGTCCTGCCCCCGACCGTTCTCGGCTACTACCTTCTCGTCCTGATCGGCCGTCAGGGCGCCATCGGGCGCGTGCTCGATGCCGCCGGGATCGAGCTGGCCTTCACGTGGCGGGCGGCCGTGCTGGCGGCCTGGGTGGGCTCGAGCGCGCTCTTCATCAAGGCGGCCCAGGCGGGCTTCGAGGCCGTGGATCGTCGGCTCGAGCAGGCCGCGCGCACGCTGGGGCGCTCCGAGTGGAGCGTCTTCTGGTCCATCACGCTGCCTCTCGCGTCGCGTGCCGTGATGGCCGGCACCGTCCTGGCATTCTGTCGAGCCCTGGGCGACTTCGGCATCACGCTCATGGTCGCGGGCAGCATTCCCGGGCTGACCCAGACCACACCGCTCGCCATCTATGACCTCGTCCAGTCCAACCGCATGGCCGAGGCCAATACCCTCTCGCTCATCGCCGTGGCCACCGTGGCGCTGCTCCTGATGGGGCTCGGGCGCCTCGCGCGCCTGAGGTTCTGA
- a CDS encoding peptidylprolyl isomerase — MEKGGVIKIEFFPADAPKTVENFVTLAKKGFYDGLTFHRVEPNFVVQGGDPKGDGTGGPGYKVKAEFNKQQHVRGVLAMARSQDPDSAGSQFYITLAPAHFLDGKYTVFGKVVSGMNIVDGIKKGDKMKTVKIIDAP; from the coding sequence ATGGAAAAGGGCGGCGTGATCAAGATCGAGTTCTTCCCCGCGGACGCGCCCAAGACGGTGGAGAACTTCGTCACGCTGGCCAAGAAGGGCTTCTATGACGGGTTGACCTTCCACCGCGTCGAGCCGAACTTCGTGGTCCAGGGGGGCGACCCCAAGGGGGACGGCACCGGAGGCCCCGGCTACAAGGTCAAGGCCGAGTTCAACAAGCAGCAGCACGTGCGCGGCGTGCTCGCCATGGCCCGGAGCCAGGATCCCGATTCCGCGGGCAGCCAGTTCTACATCACCCTGGCCCCCGCGCACTTCCTGGACGGCAAGTACACGGTGTTCGGCAAGGTCGTCTCCGGCATGAACATCGTCGATGGCATCAAGAAGGGTGACAAGATGAAGACGGTCAAGATCATCGACGCCCCATAG
- a CDS encoding D-aminoacylase, with product MAWSVLIKGGTVVDGSGAPGVAADVALEADTIAAVGPALAGQAQRTIDAKGLMVAPGFIDIHSHSDLVYQTCPAAESKVRQGVTTEVVGMCGFSPGPIAPGREDEIRDWIGGIGSKPRVTWHSFGEYLEHLRGLGTSVNVVQFVGHGALRLAAMGSEDRPATPDEQKKMEALLAEALDAGAWGYSTGLVYAPSVYGSTEELIALAKSMAPRGGQYFSHVRGEAGTLEKAYEEAIRIGEEGGVPLQIAHVKASGRENWGKMERALRMISDARARGVDVTGDVYPYPAGSTKMDNLLPPWMHSGGTAKLLERLADPAARRRAVADCLISGERWRTGSGSYGWDEVMVATCSKPELAGKNLAELARLTGREPAQAMMDLVLSEGAGVSMIGFSQSEENVAIASADPHTMIGSDSLSLHAGPGPHPGKPHPRSYGTFPRVLGVYCREKRLFSFEQAVHKMTGMAAAKLQLKNRGLVKTGHAADLALFDPKTVRDEATFPDPHRHPVGIPYVIVNGQVVVDGPRYHAVPAGRVLTR from the coding sequence ATGGCCTGGTCAGTTCTGATCAAGGGCGGAACCGTCGTCGACGGCAGCGGCGCTCCGGGCGTCGCGGCCGACGTGGCGCTCGAGGCCGACACGATAGCCGCCGTCGGTCCCGCTCTGGCGGGCCAGGCGCAGCGGACCATCGACGCCAAGGGCCTGATGGTCGCCCCGGGCTTCATCGATATCCACTCGCACTCGGATCTCGTCTACCAGACATGTCCCGCCGCCGAATCCAAGGTGCGCCAGGGCGTGACCACCGAGGTGGTCGGCATGTGCGGCTTCTCGCCTGGCCCCATCGCGCCGGGCCGCGAGGACGAGATCCGCGACTGGATCGGCGGGATAGGCAGCAAGCCGCGCGTCACCTGGCATAGCTTCGGTGAGTATCTCGAGCACCTGCGCGGCCTCGGGACGTCGGTCAATGTCGTCCAGTTCGTGGGACACGGAGCTCTTCGCCTCGCCGCGATGGGCAGCGAGGATCGGCCGGCCACGCCGGACGAGCAGAAGAAGATGGAAGCGCTCCTGGCCGAGGCCCTCGATGCGGGCGCCTGGGGCTATTCGACGGGACTCGTCTACGCGCCCAGCGTGTACGGGTCGACGGAAGAGCTGATCGCGCTGGCCAAGAGCATGGCCCCGCGCGGCGGCCAGTACTTCTCCCACGTGCGGGGCGAGGCGGGGACGCTCGAGAAGGCCTACGAGGAAGCGATCCGCATCGGCGAGGAAGGCGGCGTCCCGCTGCAGATCGCGCACGTCAAGGCCTCGGGCCGGGAGAACTGGGGAAAGATGGAGCGGGCGCTCCGGATGATCTCCGATGCGCGCGCCCGGGGGGTGGACGTCACGGGCGACGTGTATCCGTACCCCGCCGGCAGCACCAAGATGGACAATCTCCTTCCCCCCTGGATGCACAGCGGGGGCACCGCCAAGCTGCTCGAGCGGCTGGCCGATCCGGCGGCGCGCCGGCGCGCCGTCGCCGATTGTCTGATCAGCGGCGAGCGCTGGCGCACGGGCTCGGGCTCCTATGGCTGGGACGAAGTCATGGTCGCCACCTGCTCCAAGCCGGAGCTCGCGGGCAAGAACCTGGCCGAGCTCGCGCGCCTCACGGGTCGCGAGCCCGCCCAGGCCATGATGGACCTCGTCCTCTCGGAGGGCGCCGGCGTCAGCATGATCGGCTTCTCCCAGAGCGAGGAAAACGTCGCCATCGCCAGCGCCGATCCCCACACCATGATCGGCTCCGACTCGCTGTCGCTCCACGCCGGGCCGGGGCCGCATCCGGGCAAGCCGCACCCGCGGAGCTACGGGACCTTCCCACGCGTCCTCGGCGTCTATTGCCGGGAGAAGCGGCTCTTCTCCTTCGAGCAGGCCGTGCACAAGATGACGGGCATGGCGGCGGCCAAGCTTCAGCTCAAGAACCGCGGGCTCGTCAAGACGGGACATGCCGCCGATCTCGCGCTCTTCGATCCCAAGACGGTGCGCGACGAGGCGACCTTCCCCGATCCGCACCGGCATCCCGTCGGCATTCCCTACGTGATCGTCAACGGGCAGGTGGTGGTGGACGGTCCGCGCTATCACGCCGTCCCCGCCGGGCGCGTGCTCACGCGATAG
- a CDS encoding ATP-binding cassette domain-containing protein, which produces MALSLEVRKSLPGFTLDVSWVAGDEVVTLFGPSGAGKTLTLQCLAGLIRPDSGRIVVNGTVFFDGERGIDVPTQERRLGYVFQGYALFPHLSVRDNVAYGLRHLSGSARRRRTREVLERLGLADLASRRPRELSGGQQQRVALGRALAPDPALLLLDEPLSALDLPLRQALRDDLRAVLTEWRMAAVLVTHDFTEAYRLGDRIVVYEDGRVIQAAPRAELLWQPASESVARIVGIRNVLHGTVLKATADRIQFRWRDQLLEAVNSPTRSYLPAPESPLAFFIRPEYVRLIRKDRVTPDPGHHMNLMSGHIVGEADFGTTWTLYFKLDVPGRPAQGDHDLEIEVPRLVYEILDINRDRRWQLSIHRGSIHVLPSA; this is translated from the coding sequence GTGGCCCTCTCTCTCGAGGTCCGAAAATCTCTGCCGGGCTTCACGCTTGATGTGAGCTGGGTGGCGGGGGACGAGGTCGTCACCCTCTTTGGCCCCTCGGGGGCGGGCAAGACGCTGACGCTGCAATGCCTGGCCGGGCTCATCCGGCCCGACAGCGGACGCATCGTCGTCAACGGCACGGTCTTCTTCGACGGCGAGCGCGGCATAGATGTCCCGACGCAAGAGCGCCGGCTCGGCTATGTCTTCCAGGGCTATGCCCTCTTCCCGCATCTCTCGGTCCGCGACAATGTCGCCTACGGGCTTCGCCACCTGAGCGGATCGGCACGCCGTCGTCGCACGCGGGAAGTGCTGGAGCGCCTCGGCCTGGCCGATCTGGCCTCGCGACGACCGCGGGAGCTCTCGGGCGGCCAGCAGCAGCGGGTGGCTCTCGGGCGCGCCCTCGCACCGGATCCTGCGCTGCTTCTCCTCGACGAGCCGCTGTCGGCCCTCGACCTGCCCCTGCGCCAGGCGCTCAGAGATGACCTCCGCGCCGTGCTCACGGAGTGGCGCATGGCCGCCGTGCTCGTCACCCACGACTTCACCGAAGCGTACCGGCTGGGTGACCGCATCGTGGTGTACGAGGACGGTCGCGTCATCCAGGCCGCGCCGCGCGCCGAGCTCTTGTGGCAGCCGGCCTCGGAGAGCGTGGCGCGCATCGTGGGCATCCGCAACGTGCTCCACGGCACCGTGCTCAAGGCCACGGCCGACCGCATCCAGTTTCGCTGGCGCGACCAGCTGCTGGAGGCGGTCAATTCGCCCACGCGCTCCTACCTGCCCGCGCCGGAGAGCCCGCTCGCCTTCTTCATACGGCCGGAGTACGTGCGCCTGATTCGCAAGGACCGGGTCACCCCTGACCCGGGTCACCACATGAATCTCATGTCCGGTCACATCGTCGGGGAGGCCGATTTCGGCACGACCTGGACGCTCTACTTCAAGCTCGACGTCCCGGGACGGCCCGCCCAGGGCGACCATGACCTCGAGATCGAGGTGCCACGTCTCGTCTACGAGATTCTCGACATCAATCGAGACCGCCGCTGGCAGCTCAGCATCCACCGCGGCTCCATCCACGTCCTGCCCTCGGCATGA
- the modA gene encoding molybdate ABC transporter substrate-binding protein, whose amino-acid sequence MRRISLLVIALVLAGGPGVLAQPASPAITIYAASDLDMAFREIKPLFEKATGARVTLVMGSTGNLAKQIEHGAPADVFFAANESFIDDLQAAGAVIPPTRALYAQGRIVLATPTKSALAARELTDLLKPEVRRVAIANPAHAPYGRAAQEALESVGVWERVKPKLVYGENIRHALQFIETGAVEAGIVALSVAGVPDVRYLPIDPKLHKPLNQIAAVVKRSPRPELGLAFIQFLNGPEGRPIMKRYGFLLPGEF is encoded by the coding sequence ATGAGACGAATCAGCCTCCTCGTCATTGCGTTGGTCCTGGCCGGCGGGCCTGGCGTGCTGGCTCAGCCGGCCTCGCCCGCCATCACCATCTATGCTGCCTCAGACCTTGACATGGCCTTTCGCGAGATCAAGCCGCTCTTCGAGAAGGCCACAGGCGCGCGCGTGACCCTGGTCATGGGCTCGACGGGCAACCTGGCCAAGCAGATCGAGCACGGCGCCCCCGCAGACGTCTTCTTCGCCGCCAACGAGAGCTTCATCGACGACCTGCAGGCGGCCGGCGCCGTCATTCCCCCCACGCGAGCGCTCTATGCCCAGGGCCGCATCGTCCTGGCCACGCCCACGAAGTCCGCACTTGCTGCCCGCGAGCTCACGGATCTGCTCAAGCCCGAGGTGCGGCGCGTAGCCATCGCCAACCCGGCCCATGCCCCCTATGGCCGGGCCGCCCAGGAGGCCCTCGAGAGCGTGGGCGTGTGGGAGCGCGTGAAGCCCAAGCTCGTCTACGGCGAGAATATTCGCCACGCGCTCCAGTTCATCGAGACGGGCGCGGTGGAGGCGGGCATCGTGGCGCTGTCCGTGGCCGGCGTTCCCGATGTGCGTTACTTGCCCATCGATCCGAAGCTCCACAAGCCGCTCAACCAGATAGCGGCGGTGGTCAAGCGGAGCCCGCGCCCGGAGCTCGGCCTGGCCTTCATCCAGTTCCTCAATGGGCCCGAGGGCCGGCCCATCATGAAGCGCTACGGCTTCCTCTTGCCCGGAGAGTTCTAG
- a CDS encoding ABC transporter permease produces the protein MELIGQGLLQALTLLAGGDSQVWQITWLSLRVSATATLLSLVLGVPVGTVLALTRFPGRGFVVSVINTGMGLPPVVVGLFVTIVLWRNGVLGGLELLYTPTAMILAQLIIAAPIVTGLTLAAIQQVPERFRLQLLALGASRAQLVWTLLKEARLPMLAAVMAGFGAVISEVGASLMVGGNIRGSTRVLTTATVLETGKGNFDTAIALSLILLLLMFLVNWALTWIQQGRRA, from the coding sequence ATGGAGCTGATAGGCCAGGGCCTCCTCCAGGCGCTCACGCTCCTCGCGGGCGGCGACAGCCAGGTGTGGCAGATCACGTGGCTGTCGCTTCGCGTCTCCGCGACGGCCACCCTGCTCTCGCTCGTGCTGGGCGTCCCCGTGGGCACCGTGCTGGCCCTCACGCGCTTTCCGGGGCGCGGTTTCGTGGTGAGCGTGATCAATACCGGCATGGGGCTGCCGCCCGTGGTGGTGGGTCTCTTCGTGACCATCGTCCTCTGGCGCAACGGCGTGCTGGGCGGGCTGGAGCTGCTCTACACGCCCACGGCCATGATCCTGGCCCAGCTCATCATCGCCGCGCCCATCGTCACGGGGCTCACCCTGGCCGCCATCCAGCAGGTGCCCGAGCGGTTCCGCCTGCAGCTCCTCGCTCTGGGCGCCTCCCGGGCCCAGCTCGTGTGGACCTTATTAAAGGAGGCGCGGCTGCCCATGCTGGCCGCCGTCATGGCCGGCTTCGGCGCTGTCATCTCGGAAGTGGGCGCCTCGCTCATGGTGGGCGGCAATATCAGGGGCTCGACGCGCGTGCTCACCACGGCCACCGTGCTCGAGACGGGCAAGGGCAACTTCGACACGGCCATCGCCCTCTCGCTGATCCTCCTGCTCCTGATGTTTCTCGTGAACTGGGCGCTGACCTGGATACAGCAGGGGCGCCGCGCCTGA
- a CDS encoding substrate-binding domain-containing protein, translated as MRRLLLVLTMLALPGAAWAQSSSVILATTTSTQDSGLLDVLVPMFEKKTGLTVKTISVGTGQALALAARGEADVTLAHAPSVERKYVEEGKLLNRRLVMYNDFVIIGPANDPARIKGLASAVEAMKRISASRSRFVSRGDKSGTHALELDLWKQAGLAPGSAPEAPWYIESGQGMGQTLGIADDRRAYTLADRGTWLAFQKRVSLPVLVEKDKPLLNLYSVMEVNPANGPRVNGAGGKAFADFMLAPETQAVIKTFGADRYGQPLFVPVAGKTDADFR; from the coding sequence ATGCGTCGGCTCTTGCTGGTCCTGACCATGCTGGCGCTGCCCGGAGCGGCGTGGGCCCAGTCCTCCAGCGTCATCCTGGCCACGACCACCAGTACGCAGGACTCGGGACTGCTCGACGTGCTCGTGCCCATGTTCGAGAAGAAGACGGGCTTGACCGTCAAGACGATCTCGGTCGGGACCGGTCAAGCGCTGGCCCTCGCCGCCCGGGGCGAGGCCGATGTCACGCTCGCCCACGCGCCCTCGGTCGAGAGGAAGTACGTCGAGGAGGGAAAGCTCCTCAACCGGCGCCTCGTCATGTACAACGACTTCGTCATCATCGGGCCCGCGAACGATCCCGCCCGGATCAAGGGGCTGGCGAGCGCCGTGGAGGCCATGAAGCGAATCTCCGCGAGCCGCTCGCGGTTCGTCTCGCGCGGAGACAAGTCCGGCACGCATGCCCTCGAGCTCGATCTCTGGAAACAGGCGGGCCTCGCGCCCGGCAGTGCACCCGAGGCCCCCTGGTATATCGAGTCGGGGCAGGGCATGGGTCAGACCCTCGGCATCGCGGATGACCGGCGGGCCTATACGCTCGCGGACCGCGGGACCTGGCTCGCCTTCCAGAAGCGCGTGAGCCTGCCCGTGCTCGTCGAGAAGGACAAGCCGCTTCTCAACCTCTACTCGGTGATGGAGGTCAATCCCGCCAATGGCCCGCGCGTGAATGGCGCGGGCGGGAAAGCCTTCGCCGACTTCATGCTCGCCCCCGAAACCCAAGCCGTCATCAAGACCTTCGGCGCGGACAGGTACGGCCAGCCCCTCTTCGTGCCGGTCGCCGGCAAGACGGACGCCGATTTCCGCTAG